The Candidatus Minimicrobia sp. QA0096 DNA segment AAGATTCTGATTGCAGATGAGCCGACTGGAAACTTGGACCCGAAGCATAGCTGGGATATTGTTCGCTTGCTGGAAAAGATTAACAAGTATGGCACGACGGTTATTTTGACGACTCACAACGTGGAGATTGTTAATAAATTGAAGCGGCGCGTTATTACAATTGATCATGGTAAAATCACCTCTGATCAGGCGAGAGGGAGTTATAAACAGTAATGAAATCAGTTAATAAATCCAACAAGAACAAAGAAACTATCCGTATACGTCAGCGTCGACGAGGTTGGTTGACGTTTGTCAGAATGTGCCGATATGGTATCAATAACTTCAGTCGTAATGCCTGGCTGACAATTGCTGCAACTGCAGTGATGAGCGTCACATTGATTATCGTGTTTATAACATTATCAGCGCGTCAGGTTTTGGTTGATACCGTTTCAAATGTCTCCAAGCGTGCCGATATGTCAATTTACTTAAAGGGCGACACGCCAGAAAAAACGATTAAAACGATTAAATCTCGAATTGAAAAATTAGATAATATCGATAGCGTTAAGTATATTTCCGCAGAAGAAGCGCGCGAAAAGCAAGCTGAACAATATAAGGACAATCCAGACACGCTTGAGGCGATTCGTGAGTCTAGCAATGAAATGTCGGCAACGCTTCGTGTTTCCGTGAAAGAATTGAACAGCCAGCAATCATTAAATAATTTCGTTAAAACAGATGATCTGTATAAAAAGTACAAAGATCCTAACAGGGAGCCGTCATTCTCAGGTGAGCGCCAGCAAGCTATTAAAACAGTTGGTAGTTGGGTGAGATTGGCGAGTATTGGCGGCTCGATTGCTACGGTCGTTTTCGTGGTGATTTCATCGCTTGTGGTCTTTAACACTATTCGTATGGCAATTTTCAACCGCAAGGACGAGATTGAGATGATGAAGTTGATCGGCGCAGAACGCAGTTTCATCAGAGGTCCGTTTATTGTTGAGGCTATAATGTATGGATTTATTGCGGCAATTATCGCAACAGTGGTTGGGTATGGGCTGCTAATTCTTGCACATGATCCGATGGTAAAATACGGAATTCCTATCGATAATCTTTTGAATCATCTAAAAATGTACGGTGTGCTGGTTTTCTTTAGTATGATTCTGGTTGGAGCGGCAATTGGTGTGGCGTCATCTTGGGTGGCAACTCGCAAATATCTTAAGCTGTAAAAGTCCTTGACATGCTGATTACGCTTATGCTAACATAGACGTATGAAACTACGGTCCACCACACCAGTTTCGGCATCATTAGTCAGCAGAGCGTCTCTGGTGGCGATGTCTGCATTGCTCGCTGGATCGGGCATTTTTGGCTTGGCATCACACGTATTAGCTCGCGACTATAACGCCGAAATTCAGGCAAAACAACAAGAAGCAGACAACTATAATTCTGAGGCTTCGCGCTTGGGTGAGATGGCTGATAGTTTACAGGCGGAACTTGATAAGATAAACGGACAGATATCAGCTATTCAAGCGCAGATTTCTGATAGCCAAAAGAAGATTAATAGCCTTAATGATCAGATAAAAAAGAACGAAGAGCTAATTAAGCACAATCGTAAAGCGATGGGGCGAATTTTGGCGGATTTGTATGTTGATGATCAGATTTCGCCGCTGGAGATGCTTGCTAGTTCAAAAAATATTAGCGATTACATCGATAAGCAAGAACAGCGTAATTCTTTGAAAACTTCATTGAATGATAAGATCAAAGAAATTAAGTCTTTGCAGAAAAAGCTGGAAGAGAATAAGAAGTCTGTCGAGAATACACTTCGCGACCAAGAATTGCAACGTAATGCAATGGCAGCCAAACAGTCTGAGAAGGCAAAACTGATTACTGACACGAAGAATGACCAGAATAATTATGCTGCATTGGCGCAAAAGCGCAATTCCGAGGTAGCGAAGTTGCGAGAAGAGCAGGCTGCAGCCAACCGACGAGCTCTTGGCGGTAGTAATGTTTCGATTCCGGGCGGTGTACCTGGCGGCGGCGGTTATCCTGGTGCTTGGGCAAGTGCGCCCCTTGATGCTTATGTTGATCCATGGGGATTGTACACGCGTGAATGTGTGAGCTACGTGGCTTGGAAAATTCATAGCACTGGACGATATGTTCCGCATTTTGGTGGCGCAGGCAACGCGAATCAATGGCCGTCAACTGCAGCGCGCTATGGTATTTCTAGCGGCTCAACGCCAAAAGCTGGTGCGGCTGCTGTGATGAATATTGGATATTATGGACACGTTATGTATGTTGAGTCCGTCAATGGCGACGGAACTATTACCGTTAGCGATTATAACTTTGCCTGGGATGGTTTATATAGGTATTACACACGCTCAGCTTCAGGATTGACCTACGTTTACTTCTAATCGGCATAAAAAGTGATACGCAAAAACGCTCGTGTTAAACGGGCGTTTTGTAGTATAATAAGCGTATGGTTACGGGAGAAAAAAGACAGCAATTAAGTTGGTTTTTGACGCTTGTTATTGTGGCTATTGTTAGTTTTGTGGCGGGAGCTCGATCTGATGCACTGTTTGCTAACGTAGCGTCGGTATTTGGCGTTAGAACTTCAAATAAGACAATCGACTTATCTAGCGTTCAAAAAACATATCAAGAACTGATTGCTAATTATGACGGAAAATTGGATACTCAAAAGTTAATTTATGGCGCTAATCGCGGACTAGTTGAAGCGGCTGGCGATCCGCATACGGCGTATATGGATCCTGACGAGACGAAGGAGTTTGACAAGTCGCTGAGTGGGCAAATTGGTGGTGGGATCGGTGCGGAGATTGGTCTTAGGAGTAATAAACCAACTATCATAAAACCTCTGGAAAACAGTCCAGCTCAGAAAGCGGGAATTAAGGCTGGTGAGGCGATTGTTAAGGTGAATGACGAGGCTTCTTCTGACTGGTCAGTGGAAAAAGTTGTGAGTAAAATTCGTGGAGAAGTTGGTACGTCCGTTAAATTGACGTTATTAAGCGGTAGCCAAACGCGTGAGGTGTCGGTTGTGCGTCAGAATATAGTTTCTCCGGCAGTAGAGTCGGAAATTGATGGAGAAATTGGTATTTTGAAAGTTAACCGATTTGGCGATGATACAATAAGCTTGTCCAGAAAATACGCTTCGGAGTTTGTTGAGAAAGGTGTTAAAAAGGTGATTTTGGACTTACGGAATAATCCTGGCGGAACGGTTGGAGCTGCTCAAGGGCTATTGGGTATTTGGCTAGACAATCAAATAGCTATGACCGAGCGTAGAGGTTCTGAAATTGTTAAAACGCTACGTACAACTGGAACGCCAATTCTGGGCAACATGAAGACGGTGGTGCTTATTAACGGCAATAGCGCCAGTGCTAGCGAAATTACGGCTGGGGCGCTTCGTGAATACGGAAAAGCCACGCTGGTTGGGCAGAAGAGTTACGGTAAGGGAAGCGTGCAGATCGTGCTTGGACTGCCTGGCGGGTCGCAAATGAAGGTTACGGAAGCCAGATGGTACACGCCAAAGGGCAAAAATATAGATAAAACTGGTATAGAACCTGATGTAAAAGTTGATCTTTCGTCGGACGATGTCAATAATAACGTAGATCCGCAGATGGATAAGGCGAAGTCGTTATAAAGCTTGTGTTTTTGGGCTGGACAACATAAAATGGAGATAGTATGAACGGACAAAAAAAGAAGATTTTACTAGTTGAGGATGACATGGCTCTGTCTGCGGTTTATAGATCGCGGCTGGAGATTGAAGGGTTTGACGTTAGAGAGGCAAATAATGGTGAAGACGCCTTGTCTGCCACTGTTGAATATCGTCCAGATTTGATTCTTTTGGATGTGATGATGCCGAAAATCAGCGGTTTTGATGTTTTGGATATTCTTCGCAATACGCCAGAAACTGCTAACGTGAGGATTATTATGCTAACAGCGCTTAGCCAGCCAAAGGACAAGGAACGTGCTGAGAGCTTGGGTGTTGATGATTATTTGGTGAAATCTCAGGTTGTAATTGGCGACGTTGTGGCGCGCGTAAAGCATCATTTGGGTATTCAATAGAAGAGTAAATCGAGCGGAAGGTCAGCTTTTTAGGGGTTGACTTTTTGCTTGTTTTTTGGTATAAAGTAGTTATATATGGAAAAACCAAAACCAACACAGAGCCACGAACAAGAACGACCAAAAACACTGGAAGACTATGTAGTTGCAACTTTTCATGCCGATGCTGACCCAGATATTACAACATCTCCGCTAACTGTTATTCGCAGTGGTCAAGACGGAAAAGGTGTCAGGCATGATGGGGGCTGGATTGCTGGCGATA contains these protein-coding regions:
- a CDS encoding CHAP domain-containing protein, which translates into the protein MKLRSTTPVSASLVSRASLVAMSALLAGSGIFGLASHVLARDYNAEIQAKQQEADNYNSEASRLGEMADSLQAELDKINGQISAIQAQISDSQKKINSLNDQIKKNEELIKHNRKAMGRILADLYVDDQISPLEMLASSKNISDYIDKQEQRNSLKTSLNDKIKEIKSLQKKLEENKKSVENTLRDQELQRNAMAAKQSEKAKLITDTKNDQNNYAALAQKRNSEVAKLREEQAAANRRALGGSNVSIPGGVPGGGGYPGAWASAPLDAYVDPWGLYTRECVSYVAWKIHSTGRYVPHFGGAGNANQWPSTAARYGISSGSTPKAGAAAVMNIGYYGHVMYVESVNGDGTITVSDYNFAWDGLYRYYTRSASGLTYVYF
- a CDS encoding S41 family peptidase — its product is MVTGEKRQQLSWFLTLVIVAIVSFVAGARSDALFANVASVFGVRTSNKTIDLSSVQKTYQELIANYDGKLDTQKLIYGANRGLVEAAGDPHTAYMDPDETKEFDKSLSGQIGGGIGAEIGLRSNKPTIIKPLENSPAQKAGIKAGEAIVKVNDEASSDWSVEKVVSKIRGEVGTSVKLTLLSGSQTREVSVVRQNIVSPAVESEIDGEIGILKVNRFGDDTISLSRKYASEFVEKGVKKVILDLRNNPGGTVGAAQGLLGIWLDNQIAMTERRGSEIVKTLRTTGTPILGNMKTVVLINGNSASASEITAGALREYGKATLVGQKSYGKGSVQIVLGLPGGSQMKVTEARWYTPKGKNIDKTGIEPDVKVDLSSDDVNNNVDPQMDKAKSL
- a CDS encoding cell division protein FtsX; translation: MKSVNKSNKNKETIRIRQRRRGWLTFVRMCRYGINNFSRNAWLTIAATAVMSVTLIIVFITLSARQVLVDTVSNVSKRADMSIYLKGDTPEKTIKTIKSRIEKLDNIDSVKYISAEEAREKQAEQYKDNPDTLEAIRESSNEMSATLRVSVKELNSQQSLNNFVKTDDLYKKYKDPNREPSFSGERQQAIKTVGSWVRLASIGGSIATVVFVVISSLVVFNTIRMAIFNRKDEIEMMKLIGAERSFIRGPFIVEAIMYGFIAAIIATVVGYGLLILAHDPMVKYGIPIDNLLNHLKMYGVLVFFSMILVGAAIGVASSWVATRKYLKL
- a CDS encoding response regulator, with amino-acid sequence MNGQKKKILLVEDDMALSAVYRSRLEIEGFDVREANNGEDALSATVEYRPDLILLDVMMPKISGFDVLDILRNTPETANVRIIMLTALSQPKDKERAESLGVDDYLVKSQVVIGDVVARVKHHLGIQ